In the Corythoichthys intestinalis isolate RoL2023-P3 chromosome 12, ASM3026506v1, whole genome shotgun sequence genome, one interval contains:
- the LOC130926624 gene encoding triple functional domain protein-like, which translates to MECCEEGKAELKKALDVSLSIPKRANDAMHLSMLEGFYNSIKTQGELLLQDSFKVWDSKIPFKMGKSRQLFLLEKSLVFCKVVKDDKGKSRYIYQRKLNIHDIKLTEHLKGDPSKFALSLGRPRTSSKIVLKASTTEIKIDWIQHIRKLIQEHTIHLGETLKQRRRIPKSRRNGKHYQDEGESESKIEACYIGGPWLLPGTKKSGLIKVTYT; encoded by the exons ATGGAATGCTGTGAAGAAGGGAAAGCAGAACTCAAGAAAGCCCTGGATGTGTCTCTCAGCATTCCCAAGAGAGCCAATGATGCCATGCATCTCTCCATGCTGGAAG GATTTTATAACAGCATTAAGACCCAAGGCGAGCTGCTCCTACAGGACTCCTTCAAGGTGTGGGATTCAAAGATACCATTCAAAATGGGAAAAAGTAGACAACTCTTCCTCTTGGAGAAGTCCTTGGTGTTCTGCAAGGTAGTCAAGGACGACAAGGGGAAGAGCAGGTACATATATCAGAGAAAACTCAAT ATACACGACATAAAGCTGACAGAGCACCTGAAGGGAGACCCAAGCAAGTTTGCTCTTTCGTTGGGCCGACCACGGACATCGAGCAAGATTGTTCTGAAG GCTTCCACTACTGAGATCAAGATAGACTGGATCCAACATATCCGGAAGCTGATACAGGAGCACACCATCCACCTGGGGGAGACGCTCAAGCAGCGGAGGCGTATTCCCAAGAGTCGAAG gaaTGGAAAACATTACCAAGACGAAGGTGAAAGTGAAAGTAAGATTGAGGCCTGCTACATTGGAGGACCCTGGCTATTACCCGGTACAAAGAAAAGTGGGCTTATCAAAGTGACATACACATAG